The DNA region TGCTGGGCCGCAGCATCATGGGGCTGTATCGCAGCGGGTCGGCGATGACCGTCTCGGGCCAGGTGCTCTTCGAGGACCGCGACGTGCACGCGATGGCGCCCCACGACCTGAGAGCGCTGTGGGGCAGCGGGATCGGGATGGTCTTCCAGGACCCACTGACCGCGCTGAACCCGGTGAAGCGGATCGGCCGGCACCTCACCGAGACGTTGCGGCGGCATCAGGACGTCTCCGCCCGGTGGGCGCGGACCCGTGCCGTGGACCTGCTGGGCCTGGTCGGGATCCCCGACCCGCGTCGTCGTGCCGAGCAGTATCCGCACGAGCTCTCCGGAGGCATGCGGCAGCGAGTGGTGATCGCGATGGCGCTGGCCAACGACCCGGCGTTGGTGATCGCCGACGAGCCGACCACGGCGCTCGACGTGACCGTCCAGTCGCAGATCCTCGACCTGCTCGATCGGCTCCAGGCCGAGCTCGGCCTGGCCATCCTGCTGATCAGCCACAACCTCGGGGTGGTGGCCGGAAGGGCCGAGCGGGTGGCGGTGATGTACGGCGGGCGGGTCGTGGAGACGGCGGCCGCGGGTGAGGTGTTCGCGGCACCGGCGCACCCCTACACCGGTGCGCTGCTCTCCGCGATCCCGCGGTTGCACGACCCGGCGCACCGGCGCCTGCGCGCCATCGACGGCGCACCTCCGGACCTGGCGCGCCCGTCGGCGGGCTGTCGCTTCGCGCCGCGCTGCCCCGCCGTACAGGACGACTGCCGTACGACGCAGCCCGCGCTGCTCCCGCTCGGCCGCCCGGCCCCCGCGAACCCCGGGGCCCAGCACCGGGCCGCCTGCCTGCACCCGAACAGCGCACCGCTCGGGGACGCCGCACCGCATGGGGAGGAACACTGATGGCCGGCACCGGCAACGACCACCTGCGCGACGAGGACTCCGCCCTGCTCACCGTCGACGACCTGGTGGTGGAGTTCCCGGCCGCCCGCGGCGCCCGGGTGCACGCCGTCTCCGGGATCAGCTTCGACCTGCTGGCCGGCGAGACCCTCGGCATCCTCGGCGAGTCCGGATGCGGCAAGTCGAGTGCCGGCCGCGCCCTGATGCAACTGCCGCCGCCCACCTCCGGCCGGGTCCGGCTGGAGGGACGCGAGCTGACCGGGCTGCCGCGGCGCGCGGTGCGCGAGGCGCGAGCCGCGATGCAGATGATCTTCGAGGACCCGATCTCCTCGCTGAACCCGCGGCGCAGGGTGCGCGACCTGGTCGCCGAGGGACCGAGGATGCGGGGGCAGAAGGTGAGCGAGCAGCAGATCCGCGAGGCGCTCGCCGCCGTCGGGCTCGACCTGGAGGTGGTCGGCGACCGGAGACCCCACGAGCTCTCCGGCGGCCAGTGCCAACGGCTCTGCATCGCCCGCGCCCTGATGCTGGAGCCGAAGGTGCTGATCTGCGACGAGCCGGTCTCCAGCCTGGACGTCTCCGTGCAGGCCCAGATCCTCAACCTGCTGGCCGACACCAAGGAGAGCCACGCGCTGTCGATGGTGTTCATCGCTCACGACGTCGTGGTGGTGAAGAACGTCAGCGACCGGGTGATGGTGATGTACCTCGGCAAGGTGTGCGAGGTGATCGGCGCCGACGACCTCGCCGACGGTGCCCGGCATCCCTACACCCGGCTGTTGCTGGCCTCGGTGCCCGAGGTGCCGGCGGCGGGGGAGCAGGTGGGCGGGGCCGGCGTCGGCGGGGCCGGCGTCGCCGAGGTGCCGGGGGCCGGTGCCCCCGGGGAGCTCCCGTCGCCCCTGGACCCGCCGTCGGGATGTCGTTTCCGCACCCGCTGCCCCCTCGCCACGGACCGCTGTGCGGGTGAGGAGCCCGTGCTGCGGGAGGTGGGTGAGGGGCGGTTCGTGGCCTGTCACCACGTGTGAGGGGGTGCGGGTTTCACCGGTCAGCCGGGGAAACCCGCACGACACGCCGGTGGGCCTCGGCGTGTCGTGCGGGTTTACGCCGACAGGTTCCGCCGCCCGACCTCGCCCGAGCCCGCTCCCACCCCGAGCACCCCGAGCACCCCGAGCACCCGGACGCACCCCCGCGCATCAGCGCAGGTACGTCGTCACACCCGGTGCACCTTGTGCTGCGCCGCCTGCGCCCGCGGCTTGATCACCAGCGAGTCGATGTTCACGTGCGCGGGTCGGGTGGCCACCCAGGTGATCGCATCGGCGACGTCGTCGGCGACCAGCGGGTTCTCCACCCCGGCGTAGACCGCATCGGCCTTGCTCCGGTCCCCGCCGAACCGAACCACGGAGAACTCCTCGGTCGCCACCATCCCGGGCGCCACCTCGCAGACCCGGACCGGCTGGTCGAAGAGCTCCAGCCGCAGCGTCTCGGTGACCACCTTGGTGCCGTGCTTGGCGGCCGTGTAGCCCGCACCGCCCTCGTAGGCGATCCGGCCGGCGGTGGAGCCGACGTTCACGATCACCCCGGCGCCGGAGGCGACGAGGGCCGGCAGCAGGGCACGGGTGACCTGCATCAGGCCGATCACGTTGACGTCGTACATCCGACGCCACTGGTCGCTGTCGGACTCGGCGACCGGGGACATTCCGAACGCGCCGCCGGCGTTGTTGACCAGCACGTCGAGGCGCTCGCCGACCACCTCGGCAAGGCGGTCCACGTCCTCGGCGGAGGTCACGTCGCAGGCCACCGCGACGCCGCCGATCTCGGCGGCGAGCGCCTCGATCCGGTCGACGCGACGAGCTGCGCAGAACACCTTGAAACCCTGGTCGGCGAGCTGGCGGGCGGTCGCCTCGCCGATCCCGCTGGAGGCTCCGGTCACGACGGCGGTGCGTGAGGTCATGCCACCATTCTCACCGGTCGGGGAATGCCGGCCGTCGGCAGGTCGTTGACGATGGCGGACACGTGGTGCCCGGCCCCGTGCAGGAAGTGAGGAACGCGGATGACGCTGTCGACGCCGGTCCGTCGGCTCGCCATGATCTGTCTGCACACCTCGCCGCTGGACCAGCCGGGCACCGGGGACGCCGGCGGCATGAACGTCTACGTCGTCGAGGTCGCGCGCCGGCTGGCCCGCCGCGGCGTCGAGGTCGACATCTTCACCCGCGCCACCGGCTCCGCGCTCGAGCCGGTGGTGCCGCTGCTCGACCCGGTCACCGGCGCGTGCGAGGACGGGGTGCGGGTGCACCACGTGCACGCCGGCCCGTTCGAGGGACTCACCAAGAACGAGCTGCCCGGGCAGCTGTGCGCCTTCGCACGCGAGGTGTTGCGCACCGAGGCCGCCCACCCGGCCGGCTACTACGACCTGGTGCACTCGCACTACTGGCTGTCCGGCCAGGTCGGCGCACTCGCCCGCGACCGCTGGGGCGTCCCGCTGGTGCACTCGATGCACACGATGGCCAAGGTGAAGAACCTGGCGCTGGCCGAGGGCGACAGCCCGGAGCCGGCCGCCCGGGAGATCGGGGAGCAGCAGGTGGTCGAGGCGGCGGACCTGCTGATCGCCAACACCGACCTCGAGGCCAAGCAGCTGATCAACCTGTACGACGCCGAGGCCGGCCGCGTGGAGGTCGTGCTGCCGGGCGTCGACACCACGGTCTTCCGGCCGCAGGACCGGGCGGCGGCGCGCGCCGAGCGCGACCTGTCCGACGACGCCCTGGTGGTGCTCTTCGCGGGCCGGATCCAGCCGTTGAAGGCCCCCGACGTGCTGCTGAAGGCGATCGCCGAGCTGGTCGGGCGACGGCCCGACCTGCGTTCGCGGCTGGTGGTGCCGATCGTGGGTGGGCCCTCGGGCAGCGGCCTGGAGCGGCCGACCGCGCTGGCCGCGCTGGCCGACGAGCTCGGCGTCGCCGACCTGGTGCGGTTCGTGCCGCCGGTCAAGCAGAGCGACCTGGCCGGCTGGTACGCGGCGGCAACGCTGGTCGCCGTACCGTCCTACAACGAGTCGTTCGGCCTGGTCGCCGCGGAGGCGCAGGCGTGCGGGACCCCCGTCGTGGCCGCCGCGGTCGGTGGGTTGACCACGGTCGTCGCGGACGGTCGCAGCGGGCTGCTGGTCGACGGCCACGAGCCGCGCGAGTGGGCGCACGCGCTGGAGCGGGTGCTGGCCGATCCCGCGCTGGCCGCGACGCTGGCCGACGGAGCCGTGCGGCAGGCCGAGGAGTTCACCTGGGAGGCGACCGCCGCCCGCACCCTCGAGGTCTACAGCAGGGCCGGCGCGCTGATGCGCGAGCTCGTGGGCTGAACGCGGCGTGACGCGCGGCGGGTCCGCGGATCACCGATCGGGTGGCAGGCTCGTCCCATGAGCTCCAGCACCGGCACCCCCGAGCGCACCGTCCCCGAGGGCCCCGCCCAGGTGATCCGGGACCACCTGACCGACGCCGGCATCGAGTACGACGAGCCCGGTCCCGGCCTGTTCACCTTCTCCCTCCCGGGCGAGCGGAAGCTGCAGACCCCGGTCCGGCTCGACCTCGGGCCACACGCCCTCGGGGTGCACGCCTTCGTCTGCCGCCGCCCCGACGAGGAGCATGAGCGGGTCTACCGCTGGCTGCTCGAGCGGAACCTGAAGATGTACGGCGTCGCGTTCGCCCTGGATCACCACGGCGACATCTATCTCGATGCCCGGATGCCGCTCTCCTCGGTGAACGCCGAGGACCTCGACCGGCTGCTCGGGTCGGTGCTCACCTACGCCGACGAGTCGTTCAACGCGATCCTCGAGCTCGGTTTCGCCTCCTCGATCCGCAAGGAGTGGGAGTGGCGGATCGAGCGGGGCGAGTCGACCAAGAACCTGGAGGCGTTCCGGGGCTGGCTGGAGCGGGACGAGCCGCCGGCGGGCTGAGGCTTTTGCGCGCCCCATTCGGATTGGTCGTGAATTCGCCCGAAACCCGACCAATCCGAATGGGGCGCGCGAAGGCGCCGCACCCGCAGCACCCCGGCTACCCCAGCCCGACCAGCCCCAGGTAGCCGTCCGCGATCGCGGTCCCGGCGAACATGCCGACGGCCGCCCCGGCCAGCATGAACGGCCCGTGCGGCACCTTGGCGCCCCGCCCGGCCCGCCCGGCAGCCATCAGGCCGATCCCGACCACGGCACCGATCAGGAAGCCCGCGGCGAGGCCGACCAGGGCGCTGCCCACGCCGAGAGCGCCGAGCACCCCGCCGAGCAGCGGCGCCAGGGCGACGTCGCCCAGGCCCATCCCGCGGCCGCCGGTGGCCAGCCAGATGCCGCCGTAGACGGCCAGCCAGATGCCGGCCGAGGCCAGCACCGGGAGGAGGGCGACGTCGCCGCCCCACCACCCCAGGGCCAGCGCCAGCAGGGAAAGTACGGCGGCCACGCCGGTGATCGAGAACGGCAGCCGGCCGTGCTCGAGGTCGATCAGCGCGAGCGCGACGCCCGCGGCGGCGACGACCAGGCACGCCGCCAGCACGTCGAGCTCGTCGGTGGCGGCCAGGCGCACCGCGACCAGCACGAAGACCAGGCCGGTGCCGGCCTCGACCAGCGGGTAGCGCACCGAGATCGGCGCGGCGCAGTCGCGGCACCGGCCGCGCAGCAGCAGCCAGGAGAGGACCGGGACGTTGTCGCGGCCGCGCACCGCGTGCGCGCACTGCGGGCACGACGACCCCGGCCGGACCACGGAGCGGCCGTCGGGCACCCGCGCCACCACCACGTTGAGGAACGAGCCGATCAGGGTGCCGAGCACCCCCACCAGCCCGATCCACACCATCGGCGCGATCACCGGTACGGCGGTCACGGCCCCACCGGGGCGGCCGGGACGAACGCGAAGTCGAGGGTCTCCCGCTCGTGCGGTGCCGCCAGCCCGCGCAGCCGGCGACGGGTCCGGGCCACGGCGTCGGCCAGCGGCTCGTCGGCGGGGGCGGTCGGGTCATCGTCGGCGAGCACGGCGGTGGCCAGGTCGAGACGGAGGTCGACGGTGACCAGCCCGGTGTCGCCGTACATCAGTGCGGACTCCAGCAGCAGCGCCTCGAAGGAGGCGAGGTCGGCCTCCCGCGCGTGGCGGCGGGCCGTGGCCGGGTCCGTGTCGGCCAGGTCCAAGGCGCTGGCCATCCGTTCGGCGGCCCGGTCCAGCAGCTCGTTGACCCCGACCTGCTCCCGCGTGGGCTGCGCCGGCTCGGCCACCGGCCGGTCGGCCAGGTGCTCCACGGAGGAGAAGACCGCGGTCGTCTCCTGCTCGGGCACCATCGCGACGGCGACGTCGCGCACCGCGGTCACCGTGGCCCGGTGGCTCGCGGCCTCGACCGACGTCTGCGCGTCGGGCAGCTGCTCGGCCACCGCGTCCAGCAGCGGCGCCGCCGCGACCAGGTCCGCGGCCCACTGGGCCAGCGCGGCGTCGCCGGCCCGGCCCTGCTCGGCATAGTGCCGCGAGAGCTCGGCGTAGCCGGTGTGCGCCTCGGCGGTGTCCGTGGCCGGCAGCGGGGGGAGGTCGTGACTCATCGGTTCCTGCTTCTCGTGAGGGGTGGCGGTCGACGGGGGGAGACCGCCGGCCGGGACGGGCGCCGGAGTGGGGAAGCGGCGCGGTTCGAGCGGTACGTCGACCTCGTGGTCGAGGTCGCCCAGATCGCTCAAGTCCAGGTCGCGCCGGCGCGAGCGCACCCGCAGCAGGCCGACCAGCACCAGCAGCAGCACGGCTGCGGCGATGCCGCCGGCGACCGTCGGGGAGACCGGCAGGCCGGTCATCCTTCGCCCTCCGGCTCGTAGGCCAGCGGCGCGGCGACGAAGGTGCGCCCGGTCAGGGTGACCGTCTGCCCGCCGGTGGCGCCGTCGTCGACGCCGAGGGTGCTCACCACGAAGGAGCGGTCGAGCTGCTCCAGGTTGGCCAGCAGGCTCTGGATCTGATCGAACGTGCCCTCGGCGGTGACCGACACGGTCTGCTCGGCGATCTCCCCGGCGGCGGTCTCGCCGGTCTCGCCGGTCTCGCCCTCGGCGGTCACGGCGTCGGCGGCGAGCGGCTGGCCGTCCGGGCCGAGCAGCACCGGCGCCGACGGGCTCAGCACGGTCAGCTGGTCGCTGCCGATACCGGCGTCCTGGGCGGCGGCGTTGACCGCGGCGAAGAAGCCGGGCTGGTCGGCGGTCGGCGGGAACAGGGCGGCCATCTCGTCGGCGATCGCCTGGTAGCGCGGCAGCTGGTCCTGCTGCTGCTTGAGGCCGTTGACCTGGCTGGTCATCAGCCGGTTGCGGTCCTGGGCGGCGGAGACCTCGTCGTGCGCCTCGGAGGTGTCGCCGAGGACGGGACTGATCAGCAGCAGCCACCCCGCAAGGAGCAGCACGATCAGCGCCCCGAAGCCGAGGACGAGGGTGCCGTTGATGGAGCGGAGGTTCACTGTCGGGTCCCCTCGATCAGCTTGCCGCCCAGCCTGTCGTAGCGCTGGCTGAACACCTCGGGGGACAGCCCCACCGAGCCGGAGAAGGAGACGTCGTCGGCCTCGCCGACGGTGGTGGTGTCCACGAACGGCTCCACGAAGCGGGTGTCCTGGCCGAGCGCGATCACCAGGTCGCCGACCACGTCGCGGGAGGTCGCCGTGCCCTCCAGGGTGAGGCAGCCGACGACGGTCTGGGTGCCGAACGGGTCGGGCCCGGGGCAGGTGCTGCCGACCAGGCCGCGGGTGGCGTCGGTGTCGGCGCCCTCGCCCGCCGGTGCCGCGCCGGCGGCGGGGTCCGTCTCACCGCCGGTGGTGCTCACCAGGTCCACCGAGAGCGAGGTGACGGTGGCGCCGTACGGCGTGGCGGCCTCGAGCGCCGCCAGCACCTCGGAGAAGGCGACGTCGTCGTAGGCGGCCTCCTGGACGCTGCCGACACGGCGGGTGACGCCCTGGACGTAGGTGTTGATCGGGGCCAGCCGCTCGAGCTGGTCGGAGAGTCCGGCGGCGACGGCCTCCTCGCCGCGCACCTCCTCCTGCGCCTGGTGCAGGTTGAACCGCAGCCCGGTCCACAGCAGGCCGACCACCACCGCGGTGACGATGAAGGCGATCACGAACCGGCCGCGCAGCTGGTGGACCCGCAGCTCCTCGAAGACCCACGGGGAGAGCAGGTTGACCCCGGCGGTGCCGGGCTGGACCTCGTTGGTCGCCCCGCGCTGGGAGTGCCGTCCGTCGGTC from Nocardioides sambongensis includes:
- a CDS encoding ABC transporter ATP-binding protein; translation: MSALPIGRTVATDADRPTVLRVDDLRTVIHTPRGPVRAVDGVSLTLRRGETLGLVGESGSGKSVLGRSIMGLYRSGSAMTVSGQVLFEDRDVHAMAPHDLRALWGSGIGMVFQDPLTALNPVKRIGRHLTETLRRHQDVSARWARTRAVDLLGLVGIPDPRRRAEQYPHELSGGMRQRVVIAMALANDPALVIADEPTTALDVTVQSQILDLLDRLQAELGLAILLISHNLGVVAGRAERVAVMYGGRVVETAAAGEVFAAPAHPYTGALLSAIPRLHDPAHRRLRAIDGAPPDLARPSAGCRFAPRCPAVQDDCRTTQPALLPLGRPAPANPGAQHRAACLHPNSAPLGDAAPHGEEH
- a CDS encoding oligopeptide/dipeptide ABC transporter ATP-binding protein, producing MAGTGNDHLRDEDSALLTVDDLVVEFPAARGARVHAVSGISFDLLAGETLGILGESGCGKSSAGRALMQLPPPTSGRVRLEGRELTGLPRRAVREARAAMQMIFEDPISSLNPRRRVRDLVAEGPRMRGQKVSEQQIREALAAVGLDLEVVGDRRPHELSGGQCQRLCIARALMLEPKVLICDEPVSSLDVSVQAQILNLLADTKESHALSMVFIAHDVVVVKNVSDRVMVMYLGKVCEVIGADDLADGARHPYTRLLLASVPEVPAAGEQVGGAGVGGAGVAEVPGAGAPGELPSPLDPPSGCRFRTRCPLATDRCAGEEPVLREVGEGRFVACHHV
- a CDS encoding SDR family NAD(P)-dependent oxidoreductase, whose amino-acid sequence is MTSRTAVVTGASSGIGEATARQLADQGFKVFCAARRVDRIEALAAEIGGVAVACDVTSAEDVDRLAEVVGERLDVLVNNAGGAFGMSPVAESDSDQWRRMYDVNVIGLMQVTRALLPALVASGAGVIVNVGSTAGRIAYEGGAGYTAAKHGTKVVTETLRLELFDQPVRVCEVAPGMVATEEFSVVRFGGDRSKADAVYAGVENPLVADDVADAITWVATRPAHVNIDSLVIKPRAQAAQHKVHRV
- the mshA gene encoding D-inositol-3-phosphate glycosyltransferase; amino-acid sequence: MTLSTPVRRLAMICLHTSPLDQPGTGDAGGMNVYVVEVARRLARRGVEVDIFTRATGSALEPVVPLLDPVTGACEDGVRVHHVHAGPFEGLTKNELPGQLCAFAREVLRTEAAHPAGYYDLVHSHYWLSGQVGALARDRWGVPLVHSMHTMAKVKNLALAEGDSPEPAAREIGEQQVVEAADLLIANTDLEAKQLINLYDAEAGRVEVVLPGVDTTVFRPQDRAAARAERDLSDDALVVLFAGRIQPLKAPDVLLKAIAELVGRRPDLRSRLVVPIVGGPSGSGLERPTALAALADELGVADLVRFVPPVKQSDLAGWYAAATLVAVPSYNESFGLVAAEAQACGTPVVAAAVGGLTTVVADGRSGLLVDGHEPREWAHALERVLADPALAATLADGAVRQAEEFTWEATAARTLEVYSRAGALMRELVG
- a CDS encoding type III secretion system chaperone family protein: MSSSTGTPERTVPEGPAQVIRDHLTDAGIEYDEPGPGLFTFSLPGERKLQTPVRLDLGPHALGVHAFVCRRPDEEHERVYRWLLERNLKMYGVAFALDHHGDIYLDARMPLSSVNAEDLDRLLGSVLTYADESFNAILELGFASSIRKEWEWRIERGESTKNLEAFRGWLERDEPPAG
- a CDS encoding prepilin peptidase, which produces MTAVPVIAPMVWIGLVGVLGTLIGSFLNVVVARVPDGRSVVRPGSSCPQCAHAVRGRDNVPVLSWLLLRGRCRDCAAPISVRYPLVEAGTGLVFVLVAVRLAATDELDVLAACLVVAAAGVALALIDLEHGRLPFSITGVAAVLSLLALALGWWGGDVALLPVLASAGIWLAVYGGIWLATGGRGMGLGDVALAPLLGGVLGALGVGSALVGLAAGFLIGAVVGIGLMAAGRAGRGAKVPHGPFMLAGAAVGMFAGTAIADGYLGLVGLG